In Cryptomeria japonica chromosome 10, Sugi_1.0, whole genome shotgun sequence, a genomic segment contains:
- the LOC131071901 gene encoding subtilisin-like protease SBT1.7 has product MADNGILFRLLLVCFMFTSYVTTKGADYASTYIICMDKSIKPNEFSTHEHWYKSLLSSVKSVTADQNTQSADFYHYTYDTVMQGFSALLTQSELDMLEEMPGHVLSFPDPEGNIHTTHSTEFLGLDPNSGLLPRSRFGQDVIIAILDTGIWPESPSFGDHGMEPVPARWKGKCVKGTHFDPSLCNKKLIGARFFNKANLAKYGTVDFSKDYDSPRDFAGHGSHTSSTAGGNYVEGVNSYGYAQGTARGVAPAARIAMYKVVWASASERAIGSDVLAGMESAINDGADVLSLSLGFDSVTPYFKDVIALGAFAAAKKGVLVVCAAGNDGPSRKTMYNAAPWIFTVGASTIDRTFKASLKLGDGTVVNGSSFYYSGSDPQKGATISSTPLRYDEGDPACNKKLEALKVNGSVLLCFNNTSRKIIDDAIAAGAVALVLVGVDTIGVTAYPDDTFPVAVFPPGDKGAVDAVLKYASLSDPVVGIQFGVTVLGFEPAPSVVEFSSRGPSFPSPNVLKPDVIAPGVNILAAWLPDTRGLNKYYIVSGTSMSCPHVAGISALVKAVHSDWSPAAIRSALMTTSYGVDNLNHTIGDLGRNGRPATPLDLGAGQVDAQRAIDPGLVYDLSVEDYVNFLCTLNYSAHQIQAMTGNEVLCSSDLDLGSDGLNYPSFTAIFRKNSASKSSTTFKRTITNVGDSVSYYKVVVEAPQGLKIEVNPSSLTFMEKFQKLNFSVTVEAEKNTRFEYGYLSWIDNNRHVVKSPVVVLFD; this is encoded by the coding sequence ATGGCAGACAATGGCATTCTCTTTCGTCTGCTGTTAGTGTGCTTCATGTTCACCTCTTACGTCACCACAAAAGGCGCAGACTACGCCTCAACTTACATCATCTGTATGGACAAATCCATCAAGCCCAATGAATTCTCCACCCACGAGCACTGGTACAAATCCTTACTCTCTTCTGTAAAATCAGTAACTGCTGATCAGAACACCCAGAGCGCGGATTTCTACCATTACACTTATGATACAGTCATGCAAGGCTTCAGCGCCCTGTTAACACAATCAGAGCTCGACATGCTGGAGGAGATGCCCGGGCATGTATTATCGTTCCCCGATCCAGAGGGAAACATTCACACAACCCATTCAACAGAATTCCTCGGACTGGATCCCAATTCGGGTCTCCTCCCAAGATCCCGATTTGGGCAAGACGTTATAATTGCCATACTCGACACAGGAATCTGGCCAGAAAGCCCGAGCTTTGGCGACCATGGAATGGAACCCGTACCAGCTAGATGGAAAGGAAAGTGTGTAAAAGGAACACACTTTGATCCTTCTCTCTGCAACAAAAAACTCATAGGAGCCCGCTTTTTCAATAAAGCCAACCTGGCCAAATACGGTACTGTCGATTTCTCTAAAGACTACGATTCTCCGAGGGATTTTGCAGGTCATGGAAGCCACACGTCGTCAACTGCAGGTGGAAACTACGTGGAAGGCGTGAACTCATACGGTTATGCTCAGGGCACAGCTCGAGGCGTGGCTCCGGCGGCACGAATTGCGATGTATAAGGTTGTTTGGGCGAGTGCCTCGGAAAGAGCGATCGGTTCAGACGTACTGGCCGGCATGGAGAGCGCCATTAATGACGGCGCTGACGTTTTGTCGCTCTCTCTCGGGTTCGACTCTGTGACTCCTTATTTCAAAGATGTTATAGCGCTGGGAGCTTTTGCGGCGGCGAAGAAGGGAGTTCTCGTGGTTTGCGCTGCGGGCAACGATGGGCCTTCTCGAAAAACTATGTACAACGCAGCGCCATGGATTTTCACAGTGGGAGCCAGCACAATCGACCGGACTTTCAAAGCTTCGTTGAAGCTTGGCGACGGAACAGTTGTGAATGGATCCTCCTTTTACTACTCGGGCTCCGATCCTCAAAAGGGAGCAACGATTTCTTCTACTCCGTTGCGCTATGATGAGGGAGACCCCGCCTGTAATAAGAAGCTCGAGGCCTTGAAAGTGAATGGAAGCGTGCTCTTGTGTTTCAATAACACGAGCCGCAAGATCATTGACGACGCCATTGCTGCAGGAGCCGTGGCTTTGGTTCTGGTGGGCGTCGACACCATCGGCGTAACGGCCTACCCAGATGACACTTTTCCGGTTGCGGTCTTCCCACCTGGAGATAAAGGAGCAGTAGATGCAGTACTAAAGTACGCTTCTTTATCAGATCCTGTAGTTGGAATACAGTTCGGAGTCACAGTACTGGGCTTCGAACCTGCGCCCTCTGTGGTCGAATTTTCATCGAGAGGGCCCAGTTTTCCGAGTCCTAATGTCCTCAAGCCTGACGTCATAGCCCCTGGGGTTAATATCCTAGCAGCTTGGCTTCCTGATACCAGAGGCTTAAATAAGTATTATATTGTATCGGGTACTTCTATGTCATGCCCACATGTGGCCGGGATCAGTGCTCTGGTGAAAGCGGTCCATTCTGACTGGAGTCCCGCGGCAATAAGGTCTGCCCTCATGACCACTTCTTACGGGGTGGACAATCTGAATCACACAATTGGTGATCTGGGCCGCAATGGTCGTCCTGCCACGCCTCTGGATTTGGGAGCAGGGCaagtggatgcacagagggctatTGATCCCGGGCTCGTCTATGATTTGAGCGTGGAGGACTATGTCAATTTCTTGTGCACCCTCAATTACAGTGCACACCAGATTCAGGCCATGACTGGGAACGAAGTCTTATGCTCCAGCGACCTTGACTTGGGTTCTGACGGGCTAAATTACCCATCTTTCACTGCCATTTTTAGAAAGAATTCAGCCTCAAAGTCGTCCACAACGTTCAAGAGAACAATCACGAATGTAGGAGATTCAGTTTCATATTATAAGGTGGTGGTCGAGGCTCCCCAAGGGCTCAAAATAGAGGTGAATCCCTCCAGTCTAACATTTATGGAGAAGTTTCAGAAGTTGAATTTTAGTGTCACAGTGGAGGCGGAGAAGAATACGCGTTTTGAGTATGGGTATCTGAGTTGGATTGATAACAACAGGCATGTGGTGAAGAGCCCTGTGGTAGTCCTGTTTGATTAA